A DNA window from Arachis hypogaea cultivar Tifrunner chromosome 18, arahy.Tifrunner.gnm2.J5K5, whole genome shotgun sequence contains the following coding sequences:
- the LOC112770148 gene encoding uncharacterized protein produces the protein MGKRPQQAQMRPVCRQCGKEHGGRPCQLTGVICFSCGQPGHMAKDCPKKPVQGIDRSRQQGRVFAMTADDAMKSDSLIQGQCYVKSRLLTVLYDSGASHSFISETVAHELGLDFTMLNYNLIVRTPTSQNALTSQILS, from the exons ATGGGTAAGCGACCTCAGCAGGCGCAGATGCGACCAGTATGTAGGCAGTGCGGAAAGGAGCATGGAGGTAGACCTTGTCAGCTTACAGGCGTTATCTGTTTTTCTTGTGGTCAGCCTGGACATATGGCTAAGGACTGTCCGAAGAAGCCAGTACAAGGAATAGATAGGTCGCGACAGCAAGGACGTGTGTTTGCTATGACTGCTGATGACGCAATGAAATCAGACTCCCTAATTCAAGGACAGTGTTATGTCAAATCTCGACtcttaactgtactgtatgactctGGTGCATCACATTCATTTATTTCTGAGACTGTTGCGCATGAGTTGGGATTAGATTTCACCATGTTAAATTATAATCTAATTGTTCGTACACCCACATCTCAAAATGCCTTGACTAGTCAA ATATTATCTTAG